The Candidatus Obscuribacter sp. genomic interval ACGTGTTTGCTGGTGCTGGTCGGTCCACCTGGTCTGACGGCTGCGACGTATTTACCTGACACACTTGACTGGTGTTGGCGGAGATGTAGCGATGGCGCGTGGCTTTGCTAGAATACGGATCGGTGGCATTATGCGTGAAGACTTTCCTTTTTTAGTTCTTTCACTATGTTTACTTGGATTAGGTTTGCCTGGGCCAAATTGGAGGACTCGCCGTGTCAGAGATAGACTTCAATCCGCCTAAGGATGGAAAAATCTCAAACCCCTAAAATAGTGCTGGGGCTGCAGTGGGCACTTTACACTCCACCGTATCCGGCTTTAAATAGTCCTATTGAGCTAAGGATCGCGTGCCTAGACGAGGGACGTCGAGCCCAATTGGCTGGTCTGATGATCGGCGACATCGTGTACGCCATTAATGGATTCAGTATTAATGAGCTTATTGGTGTCAATAGTGATTGGTCAGAATTGACTAAATATATAAACATCTATGGCTGTCATGGCTTGAAATTTGCCATCAAACGAAATGACGAGCAGCTAGAGCTGGAAGTTTGAACGTTTGTAAGTTTGCCAGCTGTGCCTGAGTTTATGCTTGAGCTTAATGGCTGTTTCAGCCGATCTTCTGCTTGATAAGTTGAAGTTTTAGATCAAGTGGAACTTCTCTCCTGTCGATGTGTCTCTACGTGAGCCATGATTGAGCATCGCTAAATGTTGAAGAGTTGATTGTAGATAGCCGCTTGCGGCTTATCTTGAATTGATGCTGCGTTACGTTGACATAAACTCCTTTGTCAGCGTTGTTTTACTGTGACCAAGATGTTTGGCGTTTCAACTGCTCAGTTATACATAGATACAACGACAATGGGTGAAATCAAATGAAAAGTTTGTTGGCATCTGCCGCCGCTTGTGCACTTGTGGTGATTAGCATTAACACCGCACATGCCAAGGCTGTAAAAGCAGATAACACAAAACAAAATCGCGGCGCTCTTGAAGAGAACGCCGTGGTAGCTGATCAGCAGGGTAATGGCAAAGAACAAATCAAAATTCTTGCCAATATTCGCCGGGTAATTATGCGACAAAAGGACCTTTCTATGAACGCTAAGAACATCAAGATTTTAGTGTCTGACAGTAATTTTGCCGTTTTGCGTGGACCAGTAGATAGCGCAGCCGAAAAGGAACGCGTCGAAGAACTGGTCAAAAAATGCAAGGGCGTCACCGGTATAAAAACTGAGCTAAGCATCGCAGCTAAGGCTCAGCAAGCTTTTAGAAGCAAATAAAACTAACACTAAATTTGGAGAAATCACAATGTCACAATCAGTAATCGGTCTTGTTAAGACACGCGTTGAAGCAGAAAATCTAGTCGACGCCTTGCAAAACGCCGGATTTTTAAATAGCGATTTGTCGGTGCTTTTCCCCGACAAGCAAGGTAGCAAAGATTTTGCTCACGACAATTCCACTAAAGCACCTGAAGGTGCTGCAACTGGTGCCACCACAGGCGGCGTCATTGGTGGAGCCCTCGGACTTCTGGCGGGTATCGGCGCTCTGGCTATTCCAGGCGTAGGACCATTTATTGCCGCTGGACCGATTATGGCTACTCTCAGTGGTGTCGGCGTCGGCGCTACTCTTGGTGGTTTGACCGGTGCTCTTATCGGTATGGGTATCCCGGAGTATGAAGCTAAGATGTTTGAAGGTAAGTTGAAAGAAGGCAATATCCTTATCGCTGCACACAGCGAAAAGGGCGATGCTCTCAAGCGTGCTGAAGAAATTTTCAAGACTCACGGAGCAATGGATGTAAAACGTGTTGGCGACGCGGCTGTAAAAGCCGTCAAGTAAAAATAGTCGAGACGTTCAAAAGGGCACCCACCTGGTGGGTGCCTTCTTGCTTGTGGAACTCTTCCATTCCCAGTAAGATTTGATGTGTCTGTGCCTGTTTGCGGAGGATTATTAGCCTGGAGAAATCTAACGAATTGCCGCATGATTTTCGAGTTTATAGGGGCCGCGACCTTAACCAGAGTCCTGTTGAAGAAATCTTTGAGTTAGCAAAAATTGTTTATGGGCTGGGTGCTCTTGGTACGGACATTTTAGGCAAATGGTTTGACACAAATTCTAATATTTTTTGGCTCGTGCGCAGAGGCGCAGACCTTGCTGGCTACTTGTCTTGTTTGCCGGTAGCTCCCGAAAGGTTTGAAGAATGTTTGGATGAAGAATTTGATGAGAAGTGCATTGAAATCGCAAATGCACAGACTTCAGAGTTTTGTTGCTTTATCTCTTCCATCGCAATTCATCCCCGGTTTCAATCCTCTACTCCTGTATCGGCGCTTCTAAGATTGGCTTTGCTCCAAGACATGATTGACATGGCGGATTGCAAAAGTTGGTCGTTGGCAGCTCAGACTCTTAGTTCTAAGGGGTCCGGCTGCATGAGGTCCTTAGGTCTGGTCCCCATTGGTATAACTAAAAGTAATTGGCAAATTGAACGCGCCATCTTAGATCGGCTTGAGTTGATACATCATCAATCTCGGCTCAGAGAGAAGTTTGTTGATAGGTGGAAGATTGACTCGCATGCGGATATCTATTTGGGCAAACATAACTAGCAAGCAGCGCAAAAATCCGCTTGTCACATCCCCGGATCAAAAAAGGGCTTAAGCGACTCGCTACTGCTCGCTCTCTCAAACACATGCTCAAAGCTCTCCAGGGCGTAGATATCATCCACCAGTCCGTCGACATTGAGCTTGCCACTACTGAGCAAATCCAGTGCATCATCAAAGCTGCCGTAGTTGACGACATGCATTACTGGTTCTTTCTTAAGTACATCTATGAGTTTAAAGGCGACTGGCTCGTACTGCCGACTTTTGAGGATCATTTTGCCGCCAGGTTTAATTGCTGCCACCATGGCCTTTAGCACCGCCGATGATGCAAATGTCTCTATCACATAGTCAAAACTGCCTGATAGTCCTTTTAGCTCACGCATTTCCTCGGCGCTATCGAGGTCATAGACTGGTAATTTGCCAAAGCCATAGAGGTCTAGGATAAGCTGCATCAGCTCACTAAATCTGTTTTTGCCAAAGATGGCGCCTTGCTCTGCGGGGGTGATGCCGGACTTGAGCACCGCCAGTGATGCTGCGACCGGCTCAGTGTAGGCAGCATGCAAAAAGCTAACATCATCAGCTAGAGGCAGTACTGTATAAGCAGGCACTGCGATGTACTCGGCAAAGCCGCCGTCCAAATCAAGCCCGACAAATCCGGTGTCACAGCAGCTCTCGCCCTGTTTGCAGCGGTTGCAATGGTCGCATCTCAGTATTGGGTTGACGGTTACGCGTTGTCCGCTTTTAACTCCTTCTACAGTGGCGCCCACTGAGTCCACCGTGCCGGCTAGCTCATGACCGAGGATGAGCGGGTCGCGTACTTTGAGTTTGCCTTGGGCTGCGTATATGTCGGTGCGGCAAAGTCCCGCCAGTCCGACCTGGATCACAACTTGTGTGTCAGCTGCCACTGGCTTGGCACTTTTGGCTACTGTTACTGATTTGCCGTTTTTTAGCAGTGCTTTCAAGATTTTACCGATAAAAGCAGGGTTGCCATTGTGTCTTTACAATTTACCCAGTACATCTTCCAATTTCTTGCCGCTATAGCTCTCAGTTGCTTCTTTTAAAAAGGCAAACTCAGCGTGGAAGCCAAGGGCGATCATCTCCTCGTAAGCATCAGCCAGGCTGAAGCCCTCTACAAGCATGCGATATATGCCAACAGCCATGCCTGTGCGGTCCTGACCGTGGAGGCAGTGCACAAAGACGGGCTGGTTAGCCGGGTCTGTTGCCAGGCGCAAAAATCTCTCGATGTCGCGCTCTTGCGGCTTAAAAAAGGGGTTGAGAGCGACTGAGTGATAATTCAGCCCCATGCCTTTGACAAGCTTTTCTTCATCCAGTATCTGCAATTGTTCTTCGCGCAGATTGATGATTGTTTTGACGCCTTCCTCTTTGAGTCTGACAAATCCGCGGTCGGTGGGCTGACCACCCCGGCTGAGATTGTCGTTTACCATTTGATAATTAGGCAGATCGCTCAAGAGCTTGGTCAGCTCTTCAAAATGGGAGAGGCTATTCTGTTTAAGGTCGAAATTTTCGAAGGTCAAAGTTAAAATGCCTCATCAAAGCTGGAAGGTCGCCCGAGTCTGATTGATAATAGTTGCCTATAGCCTCAGCGGCAATACTTAAGGGGAATGTATGACAACCAGTCAGGTCAAAGAAGGTAAGAGCAAGTACGAAGAGAACGCTCTCAAGGATGCCATAGCCATCCTCGATTTTGGCTCTCAATACTCACAGCTTATCGCACGCAGAGTACGCGAGCATTCAGTTTACTCCGAGCTTTTGCCACATTCAATCAGTGCCGCTGATCTGAAGCGTCTCAACCCAAAGGGCATCATCCTCTCGGGCGGTCCCAATAGCTGCTACGAAGAGCACGCTCCTCAGCTCGATCCCGAAATCTGGAAAATGGGTCTGCCGGTACTCGGTGTCTGCTACGGCATGCAGCTGATGAGCCGCGATCTGGGCGGTCATGTGGAGCCAGCCGAGGTGCGCGAATACGGTCGTGCGATGCTGACAATTGTGCATCACGACAAATTATTTGAAGGGCTCGACCCCACAATGGAAAGCTGGATGAGCCACGGTGACAGCGTCACCAAGCTGCCTGAGGGCTTTGCCGTAGTTGCTCGTACAGTCGATACGCCTGTGGCTGCCATTGCCGATGAGCTGCGCAACTATTACGGTGTGCAATTCCACCCGGAGGTAGTGCATACAAGGGGTGGCAGACAAGTTATCGCCAACTTTACTCTCAATATTTGTGGTTGCCCTCAAAACTGGACCATGAGCCGCTTTGTCGAAGAAGCCTGCCAGTCTGTCAAAGAACATGTCGGCGACAAGCGCGTGCTTTTGGCTCTTTCTGGCGGTGTGGATAGCTCAACACTGGCATTTCTTTTGCACAAAGCCATCGGTGACAATCTCACCTGCATGTATATAGATCAAGGCTTTATGCGCAAAAACGAGTCAGAGCAGCTGGTCGATGTGTTTGAGAGACAGTTTAATATCCATGTACATGCAATCGATGCTGCCGAGAGATTTCTCTCCAAGATGGTTGGTGTATCAGACCCCGAGCAAAAGCGCAAAATCATTGGTGCTGAGTTTATCCGTGTTTTTGAGAGCGAGTCCAAAAAGCTCGGACCTTTTGACTATCTCGCTCAGGGTACTCTCTATCCAGACGTGGTGGAGTCAGCTGGTACTAAGGTCGATCCTGTGACTGGTAAGCCAGTAGCAGTCAAAATCAAATCACACCACAATGTGGGTGGTCTGCCTGACGATATCAAGTTTGCGCTGGTGGAGCCTTTTGCCAAACTATTTAAAGACGAAGTCAGACTGGTTGGCAAAGAGTTGGGTGTGCCCAGTAGCATTATCGAGCGTCATCCCTTCCCGGGTCCTGGCCTGGCTATACGTGTGCTAGGTGAAGTCACTGAG includes:
- a CDS encoding BON domain-containing protein is translated as MKSLLASAAACALVVISINTAHAKAVKADNTKQNRGALEENAVVADQQGNGKEQIKILANIRRVIMRQKDLSMNAKNIKILVSDSNFAVLRGPVDSAAEKERVEELVKKCKGVTGIKTELSIAAKAQQAFRSK
- a CDS encoding alcohol dehydrogenase catalytic domain-containing protein, translating into MKALLKNGKSVTVAKSAKPVAADTQVVIQVGLAGLCRTDIYAAQGKLKVRDPLILGHELAGTVDSVGATVEGVKSGQRVTVNPILRCDHCNRCKQGESCCDTGFVGLDLDGGFAEYIAVPAYTVLPLADDVSFLHAAYTEPVAASLAVLKSGITPAEQGAIFGKNRFSELMQLILDLYGFGKLPVYDLDSAEEMRELKGLSGSFDYVIETFASSAVLKAMVAAIKPGGKMILKSRQYEPVAFKLIDVLKKEPVMHVVNYGSFDDALDLLSSGKLNVDGLVDDIYALESFEHVFERASSSESLKPFFDPGM
- a CDS encoding tyrosine-protein phosphatase; amino-acid sequence: MTFENFDLKQNSLSHFEELTKLLSDLPNYQMVNDNLSRGGQPTDRGFVRLKEEGVKTIINLREEQLQILDEEKLVKGMGLNYHSVALNPFFKPQERDIERFLRLATDPANQPVFVHCLHGQDRTGMAVGIYRMLVEGFSLADAYEEMIALGFHAEFAFLKEATESYSGKKLEDVLGKL
- the guaA gene encoding glutamine-hydrolyzing GMP synthase, with amino-acid sequence MTTSQVKEGKSKYEENALKDAIAILDFGSQYSQLIARRVREHSVYSELLPHSISAADLKRLNPKGIILSGGPNSCYEEHAPQLDPEIWKMGLPVLGVCYGMQLMSRDLGGHVEPAEVREYGRAMLTIVHHDKLFEGLDPTMESWMSHGDSVTKLPEGFAVVARTVDTPVAAIADELRNYYGVQFHPEVVHTRGGRQVIANFTLNICGCPQNWTMSRFVEEACQSVKEHVGDKRVLLALSGGVDSSTLAFLLHKAIGDNLTCMYIDQGFMRKNESEQLVDVFERQFNIHVHAIDAAERFLSKMVGVSDPEQKRKIIGAEFIRVFESESKKLGPFDYLAQGTLYPDVVESAGTKVDPVTGKPVAVKIKSHHNVGGLPDDIKFALVEPFAKLFKDEVRLVGKELGVPSSIIERHPFPGPGLAIRVLGEVTEERLKVLREADWIIREEVLNHGLYNEIWQVFGVLLPTKSVGVMGDQRTYQNAIAVRAVTSEDGMTADWARLPYDLLAIISQRIVNEVPGINRVVYDITSKPPATIEWE
- a CDS encoding DUF3341 domain-containing protein, with translation MSQSVIGLVKTRVEAENLVDALQNAGFLNSDLSVLFPDKQGSKDFAHDNSTKAPEGAATGATTGGVIGGALGLLAGIGALAIPGVGPFIAAGPIMATLSGVGVGATLGGLTGALIGMGIPEYEAKMFEGKLKEGNILIAAHSEKGDALKRAEEIFKTHGAMDVKRVGDAAVKAVK